The following proteins come from a genomic window of Candidatus Methylomirabilota bacterium:
- a CDS encoding ABC transporter substrate-binding protein: MPSRRTFLTGAVATGAVSLAPGPRRRTAAAQEAPRTGGILKVAIIGEPPSLDAHFTTASLTYDVTSHFCEPLFTLDDKYAVVPMLAEGYTVGEGGRVYTIRLRRGVPFHNGKELSAEDVVASLGRWGKMASVGKLLFKSVQSIQAKDRHTVELRLATPSGIVLSALANASQFPAIYPKEVVEAAGDGQIKEFIGTGPFRFVERIPDRYVRMARFDRYAARSEPPSGYGGKRTAYVDEIQFIPVPDVATRAAGVESGEYHFSDWIAPDSYDRLSANPRLDVMVVKPNEWITGVFNKKIGPFTNRTLRQAVMSALDMEPIMKAAVGRPEFYRLDSSIQFREQVWWTDVGKEAYNRPDKARAKRLMQEAGYKGEPIRWMCTQFYDWMYKSALAAKQQLEDVGFVIDLQVLEWATVVQRRSDPRHYEIFTTGVGFAADPTFQVILSCDWPGWTCDPKLEAMMGRLASETDTPKRMAIWRDIQGWFWQEVPVIKFGDFFTLRIKQKAVGGYANRYRPFFWNVWLAAR; this comes from the coding sequence ATGCCGTCACGGCGGACATTCCTCACAGGCGCGGTGGCCACCGGCGCGGTCTCCCTGGCCCCTGGGCCGCGGCGGCGGACCGCCGCGGCCCAGGAGGCGCCGCGCACGGGGGGCATCCTGAAGGTCGCCATCATCGGCGAGCCCCCCTCGCTCGACGCGCACTTCACGACCGCCTCCCTCACCTACGACGTCACGTCCCACTTCTGCGAGCCGCTCTTCACGCTGGACGACAAGTACGCGGTCGTCCCGATGCTGGCCGAGGGCTACACGGTCGGCGAGGGCGGCCGCGTCTACACGATCCGCCTCCGGCGTGGCGTCCCGTTCCACAACGGGAAGGAGCTGTCGGCCGAGGACGTGGTGGCCTCGCTCGGCCGCTGGGGCAAGATGGCCTCGGTCGGGAAGCTCCTCTTCAAGTCGGTCCAGTCGATCCAGGCCAAGGACCGCCACACCGTCGAGCTGCGGCTCGCGACCCCGTCCGGCATCGTGCTCTCGGCCCTCGCCAACGCCAGCCAGTTCCCGGCGATCTATCCAAAGGAAGTCGTGGAGGCGGCGGGGGACGGACAGATCAAGGAGTTCATCGGGACCGGGCCGTTCCGCTTCGTCGAGCGCATCCCCGACCGCTACGTGCGGATGGCCCGTTTCGACCGCTACGCGGCGCGGAGCGAGCCGCCGAGCGGCTACGGCGGCAAGCGCACGGCGTATGTCGACGAGATCCAGTTCATCCCGGTGCCGGACGTGGCCACCCGCGCCGCCGGGGTCGAGTCCGGCGAGTACCACTTCAGCGACTGGATCGCCCCCGACTCCTACGACCGCCTCAGCGCCAACCCGCGCCTCGACGTCATGGTGGTCAAGCCGAACGAGTGGATCACCGGCGTCTTCAACAAGAAGATCGGGCCGTTCACCAACCGGACGCTCCGCCAGGCCGTCATGTCCGCCCTCGACATGGAGCCGATCATGAAGGCGGCCGTCGGCCGCCCGGAGTTCTACCGGCTGGATTCGAGCATCCAGTTCCGGGAGCAGGTCTGGTGGACCGACGTCGGCAAGGAGGCCTACAACCGGCCGGACAAGGCGAGGGCCAAGCGGCTCATGCAGGAGGCCGGCTACAAGGGCGAGCCGATCCGCTGGATGTGCACCCAGTTCTACGACTGGATGTACAAGTCGGCCCTGGCGGCCAAGCAGCAGCTCGAGGACGTCGGCTTCGTGATCGATCTCCAGGTGCTCGAGTGGGCCACGGTCGTCCAGCGGCGCAGCGATCCCCGGCACTACGAGATCTTCACCACCGGCGTCGGGTTCGCGGCCGACCCGACATTCCAGGTGATCCTGAGCTGCGACTGGCCCGGCTGGACCTGCGACCCGAAGCTCGAGGCGATGATGGGCCGCCTCGCCTCGGAGACGGACACCCCGAAGCGCATGGCGATCTGGCGTGACATCCAGGGCTGGTTCTGGCAGGAGGTCCCGGTCATCAAGTTCGGCGACTTCTTCACGCTGCGGATCAAGCAGAAGGCGGTGGGCGGCTACGCGAACCGCTACCGGCCGTTCTTCTGGAACGTCTGGCTGGCCGCGCGCTGA
- a CDS encoding adenylate/guanylate cyclase domain-containing protein has protein sequence MPSVRPRPWQRLSVRVAAGFVAVTVLGIGLVGYLIYERQKQILQDTLATFLLNIARTGALLIDPALHAEVERTLTQDSEAYRRVRAALAAVQDQNEVATPIYTLTGFEESGRLAHFMVTSRGPGAPGEPYPLVPALLEPIGRAFREGVATHTRVYQNQSGTWITAFAPVRDPGGRVFAVLDVDYRVDVYLERLTDLRHLILGASLLGSLIALAVGLVLARRVTGPVAALTRGVTRVAGGDLSESLPVRSQDEVGQLTRAFNDMLEGLRQRDFIRDTFGRYVSPEIARTVLESPGGLRLGGEKRDVTILMSDLRGYTRFAERADPTEVVQVLNGYLGRMAEIVIEHGGTIDEFIGDAVFAVFGAPLDHPDHAERAAACAVAMQLAMEEVNQRHVARGLPRLEMGIGLNTGEAVVGNIGSEKRTKYGVVGSVVNLAARVEACTVGGQVLLSPSTYARVRDLAEVAPPMPVEMKGLGEPLLLYELRAIGGQYPRRLPEVTAEGGSDVPAALPLRCWVIEGKAVRPDPIAGEVTRLGRGRLEARLETPLPPLTNVRLRLRFPALAQDSGDLYGKVLAAEAPAGSGLVRIRITSVDTADQEILEGLVKAGSPTEARTG, from the coding sequence ATGCCGTCGGTCCGCCCGCGTCCCTGGCAGCGCCTGAGCGTTCGCGTGGCCGCCGGCTTCGTCGCGGTCACCGTCCTCGGGATCGGCCTGGTCGGCTACCTGATCTACGAGCGCCAGAAGCAGATTCTCCAGGACACGCTGGCCACCTTCCTGCTGAACATCGCGCGGACCGGCGCGCTCCTCATCGACCCCGCGCTCCACGCCGAGGTGGAGCGGACGCTCACCCAGGACTCGGAGGCCTACCGGCGCGTGCGAGCGGCCCTGGCGGCCGTGCAGGATCAGAACGAGGTCGCCACCCCGATCTACACCCTCACCGGGTTCGAGGAGTCGGGGCGGCTGGCCCACTTCATGGTCACCAGCCGCGGGCCTGGCGCCCCCGGCGAGCCCTATCCGCTGGTCCCCGCCCTCCTCGAGCCCATCGGCCGCGCCTTCCGCGAAGGCGTCGCCACTCACACCCGGGTCTACCAGAACCAGTCGGGGACCTGGATCACCGCCTTCGCGCCGGTACGCGATCCCGGGGGCCGGGTCTTCGCCGTCCTCGACGTGGACTATCGGGTGGACGTGTACCTAGAGCGGCTGACCGACCTCCGCCACCTGATCCTCGGCGCCTCGCTGCTCGGCAGCCTGATCGCCCTGGCGGTCGGCCTCGTCCTCGCCCGGCGGGTCACCGGGCCGGTCGCCGCGCTCACGCGCGGAGTGACGCGCGTCGCGGGCGGCGACCTCTCGGAATCGCTGCCCGTCCGGTCACAGGACGAAGTGGGGCAGCTCACGCGGGCCTTCAACGACATGCTGGAAGGTCTGCGCCAGCGGGACTTCATCCGCGACACCTTCGGTCGCTACGTCTCCCCGGAGATCGCCCGGACGGTCCTCGAGTCCCCGGGCGGGCTCCGGCTCGGGGGCGAGAAGCGCGACGTCACCATCCTCATGTCGGACCTCCGCGGCTACACGCGGTTCGCCGAGCGGGCCGACCCGACCGAGGTCGTCCAGGTCCTCAACGGCTACCTCGGCCGCATGGCCGAGATCGTCATCGAGCACGGCGGCACCATCGACGAGTTCATCGGGGACGCGGTCTTCGCCGTCTTCGGGGCGCCGCTCGACCACCCGGACCACGCCGAGCGCGCGGCCGCCTGCGCGGTCGCCATGCAGCTCGCCATGGAGGAGGTGAACCAGCGCCACGTCGCGCGCGGCCTCCCGCGGCTCGAGATGGGGATCGGGCTCAACACGGGCGAAGCCGTCGTCGGCAACATCGGCTCCGAGAAGCGGACCAAGTACGGCGTCGTGGGGAGCGTGGTCAACCTGGCCGCCCGGGTGGAGGCCTGCACGGTCGGGGGCCAGGTGCTCCTGAGCCCGTCCACCTACGCACGGGTTCGCGACCTGGCGGAGGTCGCCCCGCCGATGCCCGTCGAGATGAAGGGGCTCGGGGAGCCGCTGCTCCTCTACGAGCTGCGGGCCATCGGAGGGCAGTATCCCCGCCGCCTGCCCGAGGTCACGGCGGAGGGCGGCTCCGACGTTCCCGCCGCCCTGCCCCTCCGGTGCTGGGTGATCGAGGGCAAGGCCGTCCGCCCCGATCCGATCGCGGGCGAGGTGACGCGGCTCGGGCGGGGGCGGCTCGAGGCGCGGCTCGAGACCCCGCTGCCGCCGCTCACCAACGTGCGCCTGCGGCTCCGCTTCCCGGCGCTCGCGCAGGACTCGGGCGATCTCTACGGCAAGGTGCTCGCCGCCGAGGCGCCGGCGGGCTCGGGGCTCGTGCGGATCCGGATCACCTCGGTGGACACCGCGGATCAGGAGATCCTGGAGGGCCTCGTGAAGGCGGGCAGCCCCACCGAGGCGCGCACGGGGTGA
- a CDS encoding UdgX family uracil-DNA binding protein (This protein belongs to the uracil DNA glycosylase superfamily, members of which act in excision repair of DNA. However, it belongs more specifically to UdgX branch, whose founding member was found to bind uracil in DNA (where it does not belong), without cleaving it, appears to promote DNA repair by a pathway involving RecA, rather than base excision.), which produces MTPPAREPRTAAALIPERPTLPRVREAARGCRACDLWRRGTQTVFGEGHAKADLMLVGEQPGDQEDLAGKPFVGPAGRLLDRALEAAGIDRARVYVTNAVKHFKWEPRGKRRIHQKPNAAEIAACRPWLETEIALVRPKVIVCLGATAAQALLGKTFKVTRQRGAFVPSPLGPLVTATVHPSSLLRAPDEATRRTETERFIEDLRTVAARLTR; this is translated from the coding sequence GTGACGCCGCCGGCCCGGGAGCCCCGGACGGCGGCGGCGCTCATCCCCGAGCGCCCGACGCTCCCGCGCGTCCGGGAGGCGGCCCGGGGGTGCCGCGCCTGCGACCTCTGGCGTCGCGGGACCCAGACGGTCTTCGGCGAAGGCCACGCCAAGGCCGACCTCATGCTGGTCGGGGAGCAGCCGGGAGACCAGGAGGACCTTGCCGGGAAGCCCTTCGTCGGGCCGGCCGGACGGCTCCTCGACCGCGCCCTGGAGGCGGCCGGGATCGACCGCGCCCGGGTCTACGTGACCAACGCCGTCAAGCACTTCAAGTGGGAGCCCCGGGGAAAGCGCCGCATCCACCAGAAGCCGAACGCTGCCGAGATCGCCGCCTGCCGGCCGTGGCTCGAGACCGAGATCGCGCTGGTCCGGCCGAAGGTCATCGTCTGCCTGGGCGCCACCGCCGCCCAGGCGCTGCTGGGGAAGACCTTCAAGGTGACCCGCCAGCGCGGGGCGTTCGTCCCCTCGCCGCTCGGCCCGCTGGTGACGGCGACCGTTCACCCCTCGTCGCTCCTCCGGGCGCCCGACGAGGCGACCCGCCGGACCGAGACCGAGCGCTTCATCGAGGACCTGCGGACGGTGGCCGCGCGCCTCACACGGTGA